In one window of Hevea brasiliensis isolate MT/VB/25A 57/8 chromosome 10, ASM3005281v1, whole genome shotgun sequence DNA:
- the LOC110664331 gene encoding putative B3 domain-containing protein Os03g0621600, whose amino-acid sequence MVARKPKRLAETKFFKVLVDDFKKKLRIPPLFVRVFERIMPKKPILKSEQGNFPVSVKSNDNGYFIKRGWKKFVKNHELQMGDFLVFNLLDDNKTFEVDMYGPTCCLKGLKLPFHEKSSCRDWEANVTPNKDIAFKKKGRPKSGRRKKPQVSARKAGLNAKRGPNVQENNEMNERERVAKEIRAMEPNHPSFKQDLKDYQKYGLVMRKRFVYETGLESKRNTVIKDPQGRVYTVDISVTGRQVRLSTGWSIFYKANGLATGDTCVFHFIPEKSNLIEVQIHRKRRQRC is encoded by the exons ATGGTGGCTAGGAAGCCAAAACGGCTTGCTGAAACTAAATTCTTCAAGGTTTTGGTCGATGATTTCAAGAAGAAACTT AGGATACCACCATTGTTTGTGAGGGTGTTCGAGAGAAtcatgcccaagaaacctatccTAAAATCTGAGCAAGGAAATTTTCCTGTATCAGTGAAAAGTAACGACAATGGCTACTTCATCAAGCGTGGATGGAAGAAGTTCGTCAAAAATCATGAGTTACAGATGGGTGACTTCCTAGTTTTCAATCTTCTTGATGATAATAAAACTTTTGAAGTGGATATGTATGGGCCAACTTGCTGCTTGAAGGGCCTGAAGCTACCTTTTCATGAGAAAAGTAGCTGCAGGGATTGGGAAGCCAATGTTACACCAAACAAAGACATCGCCTTCAAGAAAAAGGGTCGTCCTAAGTCAGGACGTCGCAAGAAGCCACAAGTTTCTGCAAGAAAAGCTG GTTTGAATGCTAAACGAGGGCCAAATGTCCAGGAAAACAATGAAATgaacgagagagagagagtagcCAAAGAAATACGAGCTATGGAGCCAAATCATCCTTCTTTTAAACAGGATTTGAAGGATTACCAAAAATACGGTTTG GTAATGCGCAAAAGGTTCGTTTACGAGACAGGGCTGGAAAGCAAGAGGAACACGGTGATCAAAGATCCGCAGGGGAGGGTGTACACAGTTGACATCAGCGTAACGGGTAGACAGGTTCGCTTAAGCACTGGTTGGTCAATATTTTATAAAGCTAATGGGCTAGCTACAGGGGACACCTGCGTCTTCCACTTTATACCAGAAAAGAGTAATCTCATTGAAGTTCAAATCCATAGAAAAAGGAGGCAGAGATGCTAA